The sequence TCATTGCTTAGAAAATATAGCTCAAATTTAAACATCGATGAACAACATTTTGGTTAATGGAGCAACAAATATGCAGCTAACATTTGACATCTGAAATATATACATTAGGGAAGTTGTAAATTTCTTTCTATTCTTGCCTGGCAGCAAATTTCACTAAATTCCAAAAGTGGATATTCTCTGTTAATTGTTACATATGCCTCGAAATGCTACAATAACCACTCATATAAACACCAAAACAATACTAGCATAGAGATAACAAAACAAATAGTCTCTCTATCACttggataattaataaaaagatttATTCATGAATTATATCATAAAGTGATGTCCCGtagaatttcgacgggtaatacactagtttgacttataaatttataataggACTTCCAAATCCCGAAAAGTCAGGGTTGCGGGGCGGTTTCAGCGCTATTATAGGCGAATTAGCTTTAATCTTTCGATTTTGAAGGGATGTatatttttgtcctcatcaATAATACCACATGTTAATGAGAGTCGGTGGGGAAAAAAAACTATAAGttttcaattaagccaaaaaaatacatgaatttatatttttatagcaattttcacctaagtttgactttcaattaaattagaacttaattgacagtcgaaattaagtcaaatatattattttttgccTTCTTAAAccttcaaacttctaaatacttcTCATCATCATAAGTTAGACTGACATCAGGTGAATTTCCGACTGCCAGCTAAACTCTAATTTGTCTATAACCTAATCTAATTTTAAGCTTTGTATCGTCCaataaataatttcaatttCTAATATTCATTGGATAATTGGATGTTGTTTTGCAGGCCAAAACCTTGCTTTAAtattgggtaaatatcactttaaacctcaaactattttcgcactatcaattatatcctgaactatcgaaaataattttttaaaccttgaactattaattttgtatcaattgtaccattcgttcatttttttagtttcaaaattttgacgtggTTCACCGGATACCACAATATATTTagaatcattctttttttgacctatattatataaaacgacgtgattatatgcattactcattaaaaagtaaaaggatgaaaaatggatagagagtacaattgatacaaaattgatagttcaagatttaaaaaattattttcaatagttcatgatattagtgcgaaaatagtttggggtttaaagtgatatttacccttttaatattagtatagataAGTATAGATATCTTACAGGCCCAAACTTAACGACACGTGTGTATATAATTTTCAGTTCTAAAGGCCCATTCAAAGCCCAATTTTTATGTAGACTACAAGAAATTCATGATTCCGAAACTCAATCGAATTATAATTCATGATTCAGAAACTCAATGGAaaccaagtcaaaaaaaaaaaagaaactcaATGGAATTATAATTCATGGATAAATAGGAAAGggaaaaaaagataaaatatgatataagatAACACCTTAAATGTTTGGCACAAAAAGGGAAAGGTACAGTTTTTGTCAAATTtttgtcatttaaattaattttttgtctAATTTTTAGGCGTTGTCGTTTTATTAATTTAACCACGGTTTTTTAATTGAAGGAAAATGATTATAATTcaatatgttttaaaaaaaaaatactggcGTGGTTGTACACAATTCTTCCACGATTTTCCTTTCTAAAAGTTGAAAATTAATAACAAGTAGAAAAATATAGTCTAAAAATAAAATGGTTAGTCCTATGTTTAAAATGAGGTTATTTCCCATAATAAAGCATCCCAAAAAAGCACTTAGAAATAATATCGCCTACAACTTGCATCACGAAGTTTTGATGATATCCTAGAACAAGAGCGGGACCTGTCTACACCGTGAAGTGGAGTGCAGCCGCGTGACCAGCATCTCATCCGTCGTCTGCTTGCGATGAAACATTTTGGGATCTAGAGACAAATCAAATCAACGCGGTTGATGAAGTTTGGGAAAAGATCTTCCTATGTATTTTTCAAATGGTTCTACTTAATTATCTTTTATCTTTCCTCTTTGCTTCACAATTGTATGCATGAGCCTTTAGGAGAATTGGTTAGCCCAAGCATACCTTCAGAGATGTCCATGCTAGGAAATTATTTGATGATGATGCGATGTCTAGTGTTGCGCCTTCACAAAAAATTACCCCGCATTACTATCTCCCATGGCCCAAGTTAGAAAGTAGATTCAGATATCCGACAAAGAATGAAGGACCAGTCACCCCTAAAAGATCTTGGATCCTCTATAGTTTTCTGGATTCCACAAGATCACAAAAAAGGCAAAGTAACCAATAAACAACCTCATGGCATTATGTCCTGATTGCGTGATGGCTGAAGCAGGCGTGCAACGTATTGAGACTTGGCTTTATCCGATTTGCCCGATGAAAATATCACCTCCACTTATCAAACAAACCTTcaatttcttctttattttcacataAATATCGCCTCTACTTGTCAAAAGGGAGTGCAACGAAGAAATTCCACCCacaaccaattaaatacttaatTTAATCTTTTCATTGCTTAGAAAATATAGCTCAAATTTCAAAAgctaataatttaaataactaaagaTGAATTTTTCAGCATTTTCATCGCTTTTGGATTTAGATAACGTTCTGCAGCTTCATGAGTGGGAGCTCTCGAGGTGGTATATATTGATAAGAAAATTATTTAACTTAACATGTTGACAGGCGACATACTAAACATTTGCAGTAACCGATCAAGTATGAACAACATCGATGATAAGAGTATCAAAACAGGGATTCCCTCTCTAGAGAATTCAGAGCTTAAACATGAAACGAAACGAGTGCGATAAAAATAGTAACATCAAACAACGAAAGAGCTCAACTGACAATATGGACTACATGCAAATGAAATCGTATCAGAAGACATAAAATCATCTTCCCACAACCAAATCAAATTATGGTTCAAAGCCCTACACATCATTTAATCCTCTCTTATACTCCCCAAGACCGGGAGGTCCCCAGACAAAATCCGCAAGAAAACTTGGGACACCATCACAAGATAACCTCTCATTCAaatgcatcatcatcatcatcgggaAGGGGCTGACTAGCCGCTGCAGCAAGCTCGGCTTCATGCCTGCAAAAACAAATTTTACGGTTTAACATATCATATTAACACAAGGCCGTAATGTGTAGAGTGGAAAGCAAGGGGCCAGAAATTTACTGTTGCTGTGCAGCCAAATCGATCTGCACTTCCGGTGGAGCTAGAGCAGGTGACTCAACAAAGTGCAAGTTAGGATCCCTGCAACCAGAGAAAGATGTTAACAATATACCCAATTTGCTTCTCACAGAGGTTGGATTAGTATTAACTTAACAAGTATTTACCCAGCAAGCTTCCTAGCAAGATACAGGAAGGGCTTCTCGAAGTTGTAATTGCTCTTGGCGGATATCTCATAATACTGCAAGTTCTTCTTCCTGTGGAAAGTGACCTGCTTGGCCTTCACTTGCCTGTTCTTGACATCAACCTTGTTTCCACATAGCACAATTGGGATGTTCTCACATACACTGAAATTTAACAGCAGAAAACATTCAAATATGATGCAGACAATGTATACAAACTACACTATCAAGACAACAGTCTGGTAAGCAACACATACCGGCAAAGATCACGATGCCATGTTGGGACGTTCTTGTAAGTTAACCGAGCGGTTACATCAAACATAATAATGGCACATTGCCCGTGGATGCTGCAGCAGTTATAATTTTGTTATCATCAACCAACCAATTTTAATGGAGAAATATATGACGGCTTCAACTCAAAGTATTCAAAATACAAAAGGATAATTTTATCAGAACCACTTGCATAGTAGATGATTATACAATTCACTTACTAGTATCCATCCCTAAGGCCACCGAATTTCTCCTGACCAGCAGTGTCCCAGCAATAAAATCTGATCTTCCCACAGTTGGTGAAAAAATCGAGGGGATGAACTTCCACACCAATTGTAGCTGTTCAAAGACCCTCTTTGTCaataaaaaacaagaaaacggaaaaaataaaatgaaataaactgATAGTATTGACAATGTGTAGTTTCTTACGCTCATATTTCTTCTCAAATTCACCAGTGAGATGCCTCTTTACGAATGTAGTTTTCCCTGCCATCAAATTACAGAGATATACCACTGATTAATAAGCTCTTTCTTCTACTTATTGAACTAGAAAGCTCTTTCTCAATTTTCAAATCACATTAAAATTCACATAACCAATCATCAAGTGCATTGTCATAGAGAAAGCAAAATACATAAATCCTAAACTCGAAACCCAAACAACATTGTCCGACTATCATCATAAATCAAAACCAAGAAAAACTTAAATTTACTAAAAACTGTATATtcaaaaaacacaaataaaaaatacattagaaaAAACAACAATTGCCTAAAAACAAAATCAATGCTAATTGATCCAACGACACACAGAGGCAAAAGAAGGCTCAGATTCTCCAAAAACACCATCGACGTATCAAACATAATCGTCGAGTTCAGATGTCGAAGCAAACACAAgtacataataaaaaaaaacctcAGATTCGAGATTTATGTCCAGTTAAATACCTGTACCACCATCACCAACAATTACAAGCTTGAAGCTCGGGTAATCCACAGTCTGCTGATTTGGCAACGCCTAAAAGATCACAAAAATCGGAAAACAATTACAAAAAAACCAAATCGCACTACTCTAGCAGAAACACAGGAAGCAAAATTCATCACGAAACCAAATCGAGctcaaaaaattgaaataaatattgCTGCTCACCATTTTGATAGCTGCTGTCTTGTTAGAGTAGGCACAAAACAGAAtcgggggagagagagagcgtgaggTTGTTCAGATATATGCGCTGCGTTTGTGTGTGCGCGTATATATATTCCGGAGCCCTAAAAACGTAGCGTAGGTTTTGCGGAGGACTTTTTGAAATTGTGCTAAACTCGAGTAGCTTTAAGCTGACGCGATCATCTCAGCCGTCGGATCAAAAGCTGGGCCGCACACGTGCTCGCCACGTGTTTCGGTGAAGGCTTCTAATGTGAATGGAAGAAGCATTGTCGAATGTCGATTGTTCTAGAATAATGTGATTTGGGCCTCGAGTTTGGGCTTCGACTCTGTTTACgaataatttgaatttgggctaaAAGGCCCAAGTATTACATTTGATAAGGATCCGTAATTTGCTTCTACATTATTATCATTTGTCAGTAATAGATTGAATTTTGGACTTTTTTTTAATGCCTAGGAAAATTCATAGCCACTATTTAAGTGTGTAGCTGATAAATTTAGTTATATGTAAATAGTCTACAAactatacaaaataaaataaattatacttgaataattatatGTGATAGATTAGACCTAATATCATGCGATACAAACTTGAAAAATTGAGTCTGAGTCAATCCTAATACAAACTTTTAATGTAAGGCTTGAGTTTGATGTTGAGTTAAACCATGTTCTTTATAGTAAGTGATTGAGCCTTAATCCTAAACCTATCCATGAACTATCCAAAAAAAATGGATTGGAAGTTATCGTTCCCAAATTCATGGAAGTATTTCTAAGTGTCATAATTCAATAAGTTCAATTCCTTTGTCGATAATTCTTGAATTCGCCACTGTTTGACACGGGAAAATCCACGTTAA comes from Salvia miltiorrhiza cultivar Shanhuang (shh) chromosome 3, IMPLAD_Smil_shh, whole genome shotgun sequence and encodes:
- the LOC131015170 gene encoding GTP-binding nuclear protein Ran-3; amino-acid sequence: MALPNQQTVDYPSFKLVIVGDGGTGKTTFVKRHLTGEFEKKYEPTIGVEVHPLDFFTNCGKIRFYCWDTAGQEKFGGLRDGYYIHGQCAIIMFDVTARLTYKNVPTWHRDLCRVCENIPIVLCGNKVDVKNRQVKAKQVTFHRKKNLQYYEISAKSNYNFEKPFLYLARKLAGDPNLHFVESPALAPPEVQIDLAAQQQHEAELAAAASQPLPDDDDDAFE